AACTGCTCTACCCAAAGTGAATACGAATGATGCTGAAATAACCGAAACTTCGAAACGCACCTGTCCCGGAGGTTCTGGTTCGCAAGAGCTGGGTCATGGTGGACTTCTTGATGAAGGTACGGACATTCGTCGCCTCTTTTACACTCCCCTCTTTGCCAGAATGTGCAAACTCTTGGAGCGTTCCGGCGATAATATGGCTGAGTTCTGGCGATCGCTCGTAGTCTCCCTTCGTGGTCCTCTAGCTTTCCGTAAGGAAGTTGATCAGCAGCCTTTTCCAGCCGGTCGGCCATGTAATCGCGGTTTAGTGGATGGTCAGGTAGTTCTACCTTCGCTCCTTCCAGAAGCTTGTCCCGAACCTGAACGGGCAGACCGTACTGCAAATCAAATAAGCAAGTCTGACAGACATTTTTCAGCTTCGCACAAGTCTGACAGACGACCGTCGACTTGTAACGCGCCTTCGGGCCCGGTTTCCACCTGAACAAAAAAGAAATCGCAGTTGCATATGCTGAAGTTGGTCGGGCTGTTTCCGTGGCTGGGACGGCATATTCTTGCACCACTACCTGCATGCTGAGGGAGCACTTCCTGCGCAAGGGGTTTCTTTCCCGCTCAGTTGCCACTGACGAAACATCCGAACAGATCGCTCTTGGAACGGATTCCGACCATTACGCGCTTCAAAAACAAGTTTCACCAAAAGTTCTCCTGACGGAC
This is a stretch of genomic DNA from Toxoplasma gondii ME49 unplaced genomic scaffold asmbl.1569, whole genome shotgun sequence. It encodes these proteins:
- a CDS encoding zinc finger (CCCH type) motif-containing protein (encoded by transcript TGME49_325900), whose translation is MSGLEKSGFGIAHDFKGRTQEQSDFPILCETCLGDNPYVRMQRNREGKECRICTRPYTAFRWKPGPKARYKSTVVCQTCAKLKNVCQTCLFDLQYGLPVQVRDKLLEGAKVELPDHPLNRDYMADRLEKAADQLPYGKLEDHEGRLRAIARTQPYYRRNAPRVCTFWQRGECKRGDECPYLHQEVHHDPALANQNLRDRCVSKFRLFQHHSYSLWVEQ